In the Bradyrhizobium guangzhouense genome, one interval contains:
- a CDS encoding NAD(P)-dependent oxidoreductase: protein MAKVAFLGLGVMGFPMAGHLVKKGGHEVTVYNRTAAKAKEWADKFGGKTAPTPKAAAEGQDFVMCCVGNDNDLRAVTIGPDGAFAGMKKGATFVDHTTASAEVARELDAAATKAGFKFIDAPVSGGQAGAENGVLTVMCGGAKDDYAGAEPVITGAYARMCKLLGPAGSGQLTKMVNQICIAGLVQGLSEGIHFAKKSGLDVAAVIETISKGAAQSWQMENRYKTMNEGKYDFGFAVEWMRKDLSIALAEARRNGANLPVTALVDQFYAEVEKMGGKRWDTSSLLARLNR, encoded by the coding sequence ATGGCTAAAGTCGCTTTCCTCGGTCTCGGCGTGATGGGCTTTCCCATGGCCGGACACCTCGTGAAAAAAGGGGGCCATGAGGTCACCGTCTACAACCGCACCGCGGCCAAGGCGAAGGAGTGGGCGGACAAGTTCGGCGGCAAGACGGCACCGACCCCGAAGGCTGCCGCCGAGGGCCAGGACTTCGTGATGTGCTGCGTCGGCAACGACAACGATCTGCGCGCGGTCACGATCGGTCCCGACGGCGCATTCGCCGGCATGAAGAAGGGCGCGACCTTCGTCGACCACACCACCGCCTCCGCCGAAGTCGCGCGCGAGCTCGACGCGGCCGCGACCAAGGCCGGCTTCAAGTTCATCGACGCCCCCGTCTCCGGCGGTCAGGCTGGTGCCGAGAACGGCGTGCTGACCGTGATGTGCGGCGGCGCGAAGGATGACTATGCGGGCGCCGAGCCCGTTATCACCGGCGCCTATGCACGGATGTGCAAGCTGCTCGGGCCCGCCGGATCTGGCCAGCTGACCAAGATGGTCAACCAGATCTGCATCGCCGGCCTCGTGCAGGGCCTCTCCGAGGGCATCCATTTTGCCAAGAAGAGCGGCCTCGACGTCGCGGCCGTGATCGAGACCATCTCCAAGGGCGCGGCGCAGTCCTGGCAGATGGAGAACCGCTACAAGACCATGAACGAGGGCAAGTACGATTTCGGCTTCGCGGTCGAATGGATGCGCAAGGATCTCTCGATCGCGCTCGCCGAAGCCCGCCGCAACGGCGCCAACCTGCCTGTTACCGCGCTGGTCGACCAGTTCTATGCCGAGGTCGAGAAGATGGGCGGCAAGCGCTGGGATACGTCGAGCCTGCTCGCCCGCCTCAATCGCTGA
- the nhaD gene encoding sodium:proton antiporter NhaD, giving the protein MLTAIAAIFVVTYAAIALEHPLGISKTATALLGAGLLWTIYAVTISDHALVSHQLDESIASTAQIVFFLIGAMTIVEVIDAHDGFEVITSRINTTSQVTLIWLVGFVSFVLSAILDNLTTTIVMISLIQRLIARRDDRLLFASLIVIAANAGGAWTVIGDVTTTMLWIGGQITPLNIMRALLLPSLVNLLVPLGFISLSLRGKTIAAPQTESGLLAVVRFERNLMFFLGLGVLIAVPAFKTLTHLPPFMGVLLGLGIVWLVGEVLHRDKDEHVRRPLSLAHALTRIDMGSIVFFTGILLAVACLEHAGLLTMLARWLEATIGRQDVIVVVLGLFSAIVDNVPLVAATMGMYDLGHYPTDSFLWEFIAYCAGTGGSILIIGSAAGVAAMGLERIEFLWYARRIAGAALAGYLAGAVVYVAQHAWLH; this is encoded by the coding sequence TTGCTGACCGCGATCGCCGCAATCTTCGTCGTGACCTATGCGGCGATCGCGCTCGAGCACCCGCTCGGGATCAGCAAGACTGCGACCGCGCTTCTCGGCGCGGGGCTGCTGTGGACCATCTACGCGGTCACGATCAGCGATCACGCGCTGGTCAGCCATCAGCTCGACGAGTCTATCGCCTCTACCGCGCAAATCGTGTTCTTCCTGATCGGGGCAATGACGATCGTCGAAGTGATCGACGCCCATGACGGCTTCGAGGTCATCACCTCCCGCATCAACACCACGAGCCAGGTCACACTGATATGGCTCGTCGGCTTCGTGTCCTTCGTCCTGAGTGCGATCCTGGACAATCTGACGACCACCATCGTCATGATCTCGCTGATCCAGCGCCTGATCGCCCGGCGCGACGATCGCTTGCTGTTCGCCTCCCTCATCGTCATCGCGGCGAATGCAGGTGGCGCGTGGACCGTAATCGGCGACGTCACCACCACCATGCTGTGGATCGGCGGCCAGATCACGCCATTGAACATCATGCGAGCGCTGTTGCTGCCCTCGCTGGTCAATCTGCTTGTGCCGCTGGGCTTCATCAGCCTTTCGCTCAGGGGCAAGACCATCGCGGCGCCGCAAACAGAGAGCGGATTGCTGGCCGTCGTCAGGTTCGAGCGCAACCTGATGTTCTTTCTCGGCCTCGGCGTGCTGATTGCGGTGCCGGCCTTCAAGACGCTCACGCATCTGCCGCCCTTCATGGGCGTGCTGCTCGGCCTCGGTATCGTGTGGCTGGTCGGCGAGGTCCTTCACCGCGACAAGGACGAGCACGTGCGCCGGCCGCTCTCGCTCGCGCATGCACTGACCCGGATCGACATGGGCTCGATCGTGTTCTTCACCGGCATTCTGCTCGCGGTGGCCTGCCTCGAACATGCCGGCCTCCTGACGATGCTGGCCAGATGGCTGGAGGCGACGATCGGCCGCCAGGACGTCATCGTCGTCGTGCTCGGCCTGTTCAGTGCCATCGTCGACAACGTGCCGCTGGTCGCGGCAACCATGGGCATGTACGACCTCGGCCACTACCCGACGGACAGCTTCCTCTGGGAGTTCATCGCCTATTGCGCCGGCACCGGCGGCTCGATCCTGATCATCGGCTCGGCCGCGGGCGTTGCCGCGATGGGGCTGGAGCGGATCGAGTTCCTCTGGTACGCCCGCCGCATCGCGGGTGCGGCGCTTGCGGGCTATCTGGCCGGCGCCGTGGTCTATGTCGCGCAGCATGCGTGGCTGCACTGA
- a CDS encoding sensor histidine kinase — MSNPAEKPEVVQLPADPVGAPSASSRRAASQRVREARDKLTSTSGTRPAFDAELLRQYAQTRLSASYVVMLLVVATGVLFGLWMQPIPAAAWTAGMICLHVAMIRSCRRFLAEPASPAATRAWRTRFVVLDLLYGLCWMAILIHPVLDMVTETLMMFLMLLVIAVSSMLAANLPIAALAATAPVAVAMALSFAMSGSLDNYILAALALAAEGYFVLLAHRLHSSTFATLEARAEKDALIGELEQAKAISDEARHRAESANVAKSRFLAQMSHELRTPLNAILGFSEVMKSEIFGAHAVPVYKEYSADIHNSGVHLLNLINEILDLSRIEAGRYELNEEAVSLVGIVADCHHLMKLRASSRGITIHEVFEQAMPRLWADERAIRQVVLNLLSNSIKFTPQGGEIWLKAGWTASGGQYLSVKDSGSGIPEDEIPVVLASFGQGSNSIKSAEQGAGLGLPIAKNLIDLHGGTFTLKSKLRIGTEVIVTFPPERVMSALAPLSEDAPPLQPESSMVPDEKRRPRHRPIMSAGTGS, encoded by the coding sequence ATGAGTAACCCCGCTGAAAAGCCTGAGGTAGTGCAGCTTCCGGCCGATCCGGTCGGCGCTCCATCAGCGAGCTCCCGACGGGCTGCGTCGCAGCGGGTCCGCGAGGCACGCGATAAGTTAACGTCGACCAGCGGAACCCGGCCGGCCTTCGACGCCGAGCTGTTGCGTCAATATGCCCAGACGCGGCTTTCGGCCTCCTATGTCGTGATGCTGCTGGTGGTCGCGACCGGCGTGCTGTTCGGACTGTGGATGCAGCCGATTCCGGCTGCCGCCTGGACCGCCGGCATGATCTGCCTTCATGTGGCGATGATCCGCAGCTGCCGTCGCTTCCTGGCGGAGCCTGCCTCGCCAGCGGCAACGCGCGCCTGGCGGACACGCTTCGTCGTGCTCGATCTGCTCTATGGCCTGTGCTGGATGGCGATCCTGATCCATCCCGTGCTCGACATGGTCACGGAAACGCTGATGATGTTCCTGATGCTGCTGGTGATCGCAGTGTCGAGCATGCTTGCCGCCAATCTGCCGATTGCAGCGCTCGCCGCCACAGCTCCGGTTGCAGTCGCGATGGCGCTGAGCTTTGCCATGAGCGGTTCGCTCGACAACTACATCCTGGCCGCGCTCGCGCTCGCAGCCGAAGGCTATTTCGTGCTGCTGGCGCATCGCCTGCACTCCTCCACCTTTGCCACACTCGAAGCGCGCGCCGAGAAGGACGCGCTGATCGGAGAGCTCGAACAGGCCAAGGCGATCTCGGACGAGGCGCGCCACCGCGCCGAATCCGCCAACGTCGCCAAATCGCGTTTCCTGGCCCAGATGAGCCACGAGCTACGCACGCCTCTCAACGCCATCCTCGGCTTCTCCGAGGTGATGAAGAGCGAGATCTTTGGCGCGCATGCTGTGCCGGTCTACAAGGAATATTCCGCCGACATCCATAATTCCGGCGTGCACCTGCTCAACCTGATCAACGAAATCCTCGATCTGTCGCGGATCGAGGCCGGCCGCTACGAATTGAACGAGGAAGCGGTGTCGCTGGTAGGCATCGTCGCCGACTGCCATCATCTGATGAAACTGCGTGCCTCGAGCCGCGGCATCACCATCCACGAAGTGTTCGAGCAGGCCATGCCGCGGCTCTGGGCCGACGAGCGCGCGATCCGCCAGGTCGTGCTTAATTTGCTCTCCAACTCGATCAAGTTCACTCCGCAGGGCGGCGAGATCTGGCTCAAGGCCGGTTGGACCGCCTCTGGCGGGCAATATCTGTCCGTGAAGGATTCCGGCTCGGGCATCCCCGAGGACGAGATCCCGGTCGTGCTCGCCTCGTTCGGCCAGGGCTCCAACTCGATCAAATCGGCCGAACAGGGCGCGGGCCTCGGCCTGCCCATCGCCAAGAACCTGATCGATCTGCATGGCGGCACCTTCACGCTGAAGTCGAAACTGCGCATCGGCACCGAGGTGATCGTCACCTTCCCACCGGAGCGTGTGATGAGTGCGCTGGCGCCGCTGTCGGAGGATGCGCCGCCGCTGCAGCCGGAAAGTTCCATGGTGCCCGATGAGAAGCGCCGGCCGCGCCACAGACCGATCATGAGCGCAGGCACGGGCTCGTAA
- a CDS encoding DUF1289 domain-containing protein has translation MSKETPCVAVCMIDPKTKLCFGCGRTLPEIARWHAMESVERLAVMALLPARMADAGLAPPAGSPRRT, from the coding sequence ATGAGCAAAGAAACGCCGTGCGTCGCCGTCTGCATGATCGATCCCAAAACCAAGCTGTGCTTCGGCTGCGGCCGGACCCTGCCGGAGATCGCGCGGTGGCACGCCATGGAGAGCGTAGAACGGCTCGCGGTGATGGCGCTGTTGCCGGCGCGCATGGCGGACGCTGGCCTTGCGCCACCAGCGGGATCGCCGAGACGCACCTGA
- a CDS encoding TIGR02281 family clan AA aspartic protease: protein MIRLLLVLILLAGTAGAVVAYGDPDQIARASHKVSYMFRGQAASPAPEVQIQRGQGGEFALRAKINGVATPMVIDTGATSVVLTWETAKAIGLPLEMLEYDVDLETAGGHTKAARLTLDRLAVGHLVEKSVPALVVQRGQMKTNLLGMSFLDRLESWGVRADKLMLTGYPELQGSHRRARTAVD from the coding sequence ATGATCCGCCTCCTGCTCGTTCTCATCTTGTTGGCCGGCACAGCGGGCGCCGTGGTCGCCTATGGCGATCCCGACCAGATCGCACGCGCGAGCCACAAGGTCTCCTACATGTTCCGTGGGCAAGCCGCCTCGCCCGCGCCCGAAGTGCAAATCCAGCGGGGCCAGGGCGGCGAATTTGCGCTGCGCGCCAAAATCAACGGCGTGGCAACGCCAATGGTGATCGACACTGGTGCCACCTCCGTGGTGTTGACCTGGGAGACCGCAAAGGCGATCGGCCTGCCACTCGAGATGCTCGAATACGACGTCGACCTCGAAACCGCCGGCGGCCACACCAAGGCGGCCAGGCTGACACTCGATCGCCTCGCCGTCGGCCACCTCGTCGAGAAATCCGTGCCGGCGCTCGTCGTGCAGCGCGGGCAGATGAAGACCAATTTGCTCGGCATGAGCTTTCTCGATCGCCTGGAGAGCTGGGGCGTGCGCGCGGACAAGCTCATGCTGACCGGCTATCCGGAGCTGCAGGGCAGCCATCGCCGCGCGCGCACGGCGGTGGATTGA
- the dusA gene encoding tRNA dihydrouridine(20/20a) synthase DusA, with protein MMDWTDRHCRVFHRHLTKRALLYTEMLTTGAIIHGDRERLLGFDASEHPVALQLGGSDPGELARAARIGEQFGYDEINLNVGCPSDRVKDGRFGACLMAEPELVARCVGAMKRAVSVPVTVKCRIGIDDQDPEVALDTLARAVVAAGCDALIVHARKAWLNGLSPKENRDIPPLDYDRVYRLKRAMPDVPVIINGGVLSIEAAKAHLAHVDGVMLGRAAYQEPWRLLSVDSDIFGEAAPHATMQDVFEAMMPYIEAQLARGTRLHAMTRHFVGAFHAVPGARAFRRHLAEQGVRPGAGVDVLRDAIARITAHAPAEAAA; from the coding sequence CCGGCACTGCCGGGTGTTCCATCGTCACCTGACGAAGCGGGCGCTACTCTATACGGAGATGCTGACCACGGGTGCCATCATTCATGGCGATCGTGAGCGGCTGCTCGGCTTTGACGCGAGCGAGCACCCCGTGGCGCTTCAGCTTGGCGGGTCGGATCCTGGCGAGCTCGCGAGGGCTGCGCGGATCGGCGAACAGTTCGGCTATGACGAGATCAATCTCAATGTCGGCTGCCCCTCCGATCGGGTGAAGGATGGCCGCTTCGGTGCCTGCCTGATGGCGGAGCCTGAGCTTGTTGCGAGATGTGTCGGCGCGATGAAGCGCGCGGTGTCCGTCCCGGTTACTGTGAAATGCCGCATCGGCATCGATGACCAGGATCCCGAAGTCGCGCTGGATACGCTCGCGCGCGCCGTCGTGGCTGCGGGTTGTGACGCGCTGATCGTGCATGCGCGAAAAGCGTGGCTGAACGGTCTGTCGCCGAAGGAAAACCGCGATATCCCGCCGCTCGATTATGATCGTGTCTATCGGCTCAAGCGTGCGATGCCGGATGTGCCTGTCATCATCAACGGTGGCGTCCTGAGCATCGAGGCGGCGAAAGCCCATCTTGCGCATGTTGACGGCGTGATGCTCGGCCGGGCCGCCTATCAGGAGCCGTGGCGGCTGCTATCAGTCGATAGCGACATCTTCGGCGAAGCTGCGCCGCATGCGACGATGCAGGACGTGTTCGAGGCGATGATGCCCTATATCGAGGCGCAGCTTGCGCGCGGTACGCGGCTGCACGCCATGACGCGGCATTTCGTCGGCGCCTTCCACGCGGTGCCCGGCGCGCGGGCCTTCCGTCGCCATCTTGCCGAACAAGGTGTCAGGCCGGGGGCTGGCGTCGACGTCCTGCGCGATGCGATCGCACGCATCACGGCTCACGCGCCGGCAGAGGCGGCCGCCTAG